The Pseudomonadota bacterium genomic sequence CGTGGCGTTAGGCGTTTCAATTCCGGGTTGATGGTGGCCAACCGATGCCATTCTTGCCGAGCCAAGGTTGGAGTTCGCATTGCGGCCAATTGCACCCGATAGCGAGCTTTTTGCGCTGGCATCACCTTTTGTCTTTGTGGTTTTGCTGCTGGACGGGTGGGAACCATAACTTTCTGTACAACCGGTTTTGAAGGTACTGCTGGACGATGGCCAGGAATGATTGAAACGTGAGACACCTTTGCATTCGGTGAAGATTGTGTAGGTTTTTTTGCTGGCTTTGCCGGTAAAAGGGGAAAAGTTTCTTGCAATGGCGGAGCCAAATTAGGGGAGTGCTTAGAATCAAGAGGAAACTTTTCTTCAGTCCCAAAACTCTGCGTTTTTTGCACAGTTTTCACCTCAGGTTCCAAAAAAATGGGTTGCTCTGGTTTAGGTAGTAGTCGCTCTACTCTCGGTTGCGCGGCACTAGGAGCCAAGCGATTATATACCAACTTGTCTTCATGCGGAATTTGCGGCTGCTCGTCATTTTCTGGTCGAATTTTATAGGGTGTTGTTTTTGCCCTGATAAGAGGCACATTTTCAGGTGGAGCCTCTTTGCGGGCAAAGAAATAACCGGTTAACGTACACCCTAAAACAAACGCACCAAAAACCAGCAAGTTACGTTTGGTCAATACAGCTAGGATCAAACGTTGCAATAACGTATGCGGCGAGGGCTGTGGCAACGATTGAGAATGCTGGGAATCAGTCATCGTCTGCTATCGCATTTCTTCTACAGGTTTAACGCCCATCACCTCAAGTCCCGATGCAATGACGAAAGCCATAGCCTGCACTAAAGCAAACCGAGCTAAGGTTTTTTCTTGGTCGCTGGCGTACAAAAATCTCAACTCCGTTTGATCTTTGCCCTTGGTCCAAAGCGCGTGAAAAGCTGAGGCTACATTGTAGAGGTAATAAGCGATGCGGTGTGGTTCTCGCGTTTTTGCCGCCAACTCAATTTGCCGCGGCCACTGGGCTAAGAGTTTAACCAATTCAATATCTTCTTGGTTGTCCAGTAAAGCCAGGTTAGCCTTGGCAAGGTTATCTGCAGAAACCTCGAGTGTAGGAAACAATTCCTTGATATGCCGCTTGATTGAGCACGCACGCGCATGGGCATATTGCACATAAAAAACCGGATTATCCTTAGACTGCTCCAGTACTTTGGCAAAGTCAAAATCTAGCGGTACATCATTTTTGCGCGTGACCATCATAAAGCGCACCGAGTCTTTACCCACGCGTCCTACAACGTCATTGACGGCAATAAAAGTGCCGGCTCGCTTGGACATTTTGACAGGCTTACCTTTATCCATAAATTTCACCAACTGACAGAGTTGTACTTCAAACTCAACGTTTCCTTGGGAAAGAGCTTGCACCGCTGCATTGAGTCGCTTGACGTAGCCCACATGATCAGAGCCCCAGACATCAATGAGCAGTTTATAGCCTCTGCGAACTTTATCCCAGTGATAGGCAATGTCACCTGAAAAGTAGGACCAGCTGCCATCTGGTTTTCTCAAGGCGCGATCGCTATCATCACCAAAATCGGTTGAACGAAACAAAGTGAGTTCTTCTGAAACCCACTCTTCAGGTTTTTTGCCCTTAGGGGGTGGCAATGTTCCCTGGTAAATCAACCCTTGATCTTCAAGCACTTTAAAGGCTTCTTCGGTTTCACCCTGGCTAATAATTGCTTTTTCTGATGTAAATATTTCGTGATGGATCCCCAGTAGTGAAAGGTCATGACGGATCACATCCATCATTGCAGCAACAGCAAATGTACGAATAGGTTCAAGCCATTCGGATTCTGGAACCCCAACCCACTGATCAGCGTATTTTTCTGACAATGCCTGCCCCACAGGAATGAGGTAATCTCCAGGGTATTCGCCAAAATCCTGTGCATGTTGCCCCAAAGCTTCTAGATAACGTTGATACACTGAATGTGCTAAAAGATTCGCCTGGTTACCAGCATCATTGATGTAATACTCTCGGGTGACTTGATAGCCAGCTTTTTGCAAAATGGAGCCTAAGATATCAGCAGCAACCGCTCCTCGGCAATGACCAATGTGCATCGGCCCAGTGGGATTTACTGACACGTATTCAAGATTGACTGGAGTAGCTTGACCCATATCACTGTCACCGTAGCTGCAACCTTGTTTGAGAATGTTTTGCAAGCACTGCTGCCAGAACTCATCCCTAATGCGCAAGTTAACAAAGCCAGGACCTGCCACTTCTGCGGTGGTGATCTGTTCATTTTGTTGCAATTGCTGACACAACAAAGCTGCAATCTCACGGGGATTCATGCGTGCCTGCTTGGCAAGCACCATGGCTGCATTTGTGGCAATGTCTCCATGAACCGCCTCTTTAGGAGGCTCAGCTGTGACTTTCGCAAAATCTAAATCTCCAGGTAAAAATCCTTGCGTCACCAATGATTCAAGGGCGGCTATAATGACTTTGCGAAAATGGGAAAAAACATTCATGAGCATTCAATCATTGTGGTTAAATAAATTCTCCAGATTAGACAAAGAGTCTATCACAGGCCATAAAGAGAAAAAAGGTGGCAAAAGCGGTGCAATTTTGACCCCAATGCAGCAATAAGTTTTCACAAAATTCTCTGCATCTTATGCTTGGTCTGTGCTTCCATAGTTGTTATAGTACTCTCTGTTGGGGCGCTTAGCTCAGTTGGTAGAGCAGCTGACTCTTAATCAGCGGGTCACAGGTTCGAGCCCTGTAGCGCCCACCACGGTTTCCCGCTTGTACGTTAGGTTTGGAGGGAATTCAGAGGTATCTTTCGATCTCCGAAAATCTCCAAAATAGTGCCTGAATCTCGTTCTCTGGCTCCCCATATGCTACCCTTTTTTCTTGAAGGAAGAATTTGCATCTGCTATCTTGATTTTAGTGCCATATATTAAAATTGGAAAAAAGGAAATGTCAGAACAAAAAACCAATCGTGTCAAACTCACCAAACGCATTGTGGAAAGCATAACTCCAGACCCTGCAAAGCAGAAATTTCTCTGGGATACAGAAATCACTGGATTTGGTGTGCGCATTTACCCCACGGGGCGAAAGATGTATTTTTTTCAGTATCGCAACCAACATAAGACAACAAAAAAAATTAAAATTGGGGTGCATGGGAACATCACAACGGAGCAAGCTCGAGAAATGGCCAAAGAGATGGCTATTAAAGCAAGTATGGGCAAAGACCCAGCCACAGAAAATAAAGTCCA encodes the following:
- a CDS encoding SPOR domain-containing protein, encoding MTDSQHSQSLPQPSPHTLLQRLILAVLTKRNLLVFGAFVLGCTLTGYFFARKEAPPENVPLIRAKTTPYKIRPENDEQPQIPHEDKLVYNRLAPSAAQPRVERLLPKPEQPIFLEPEVKTVQKTQSFGTEEKFPLDSKHSPNLAPPLQETFPLLPAKPAKKPTQSSPNAKVSHVSIIPGHRPAVPSKPVVQKVMVPTRPAAKPQRQKVMPAQKARYRVQLAAMRTPTLARQEWHRLATINPELKRLTPRFVRTDLGARKGIFYRVQGGRFVTQQQAQRLCRQLKRKTPQLPCMVVSID
- the argS gene encoding arginine--tRNA ligase, producing MNVFSHFRKVIIAALESLVTQGFLPGDLDFAKVTAEPPKEAVHGDIATNAAMVLAKQARMNPREIAALLCQQLQQNEQITTAEVAGPGFVNLRIRDEFWQQCLQNILKQGCSYGDSDMGQATPVNLEYVSVNPTGPMHIGHCRGAVAADILGSILQKAGYQVTREYYINDAGNQANLLAHSVYQRYLEALGQHAQDFGEYPGDYLIPVGQALSEKYADQWVGVPESEWLEPIRTFAVAAMMDVIRHDLSLLGIHHEIFTSEKAIISQGETEEAFKVLEDQGLIYQGTLPPPKGKKPEEWVSEELTLFRSTDFGDDSDRALRKPDGSWSYFSGDIAYHWDKVRRGYKLLIDVWGSDHVGYVKRLNAAVQALSQGNVEFEVQLCQLVKFMDKGKPVKMSKRAGTFIAVNDVVGRVGKDSVRFMMVTRKNDVPLDFDFAKVLEQSKDNPVFYVQYAHARACSIKRHIKELFPTLEVSADNLAKANLALLDNQEDIELVKLLAQWPRQIELAAKTREPHRIAYYLYNVASAFHALWTKGKDQTELRFLYASDQEKTLARFALVQAMAFVIASGLEVMGVKPVEEMR
- a CDS encoding Arm DNA-binding domain-containing protein, whose protein sequence is MSEQKTNRVKLTKRIVESITPDPAKQKFLWDTEITGFGVRIYPTGRKMYFFQYRNQHKTTKKIKIGVHGNITTEQAREMAKEMAIKASMGKDPATENKVQKTSPMMTDLAKDYIELYALKEKKPKSIKEDKGMLKNHILKEFA